The proteins below are encoded in one region of Macaca nemestrina isolate mMacNem1 chromosome 10, mMacNem.hap1, whole genome shotgun sequence:
- the LOC105484223 gene encoding uncharacterized protein: MHGGQGCAPMWGVVTQLPVRALGLGVRVWGLYLHLLSLGLRAFLLCFLVLLRELCVCVQEAGRAVLTVARSVALTAHVCSVYVFLQGAAWSAQLVGSWVTLHIWLCCALLETLRRVPLLPLCEQAARWLVWAGTQAGRGLAPVWGVAIFVQLCAHTVFLCMHMCFAAISSQVRVRVHAPFCVSLPLKAHAPLNLGIKVGLQGRKHGRAMGEAGTPQGEMLGKQEPQTSRSPKPTRRREVSRSELSPGG; the protein is encoded by the coding sequence ATGCATGGTGGGCAGGGGTGTGCACCCATGTGGGGAGTAGTGACCCAGCTGCCTGTAAGGGCCCTGGGCTTGGGGGTGCGTGTGTGGGGTCTCTACCTCCACCTGCTGTCCCTGGGGCTGCGGGCTTTCCTGCTTTGCTTCCTTGTGCTTCTCcgagagctgtgtgtgtgtgtgcaggaagCAGGCAGGGCTGTGCTCACGGTGGCTCGCTCTGTGGCCCTCACGGCCCATGTCTGTAGTGTCTACGTCTTCCTTCAGGGGGCTGCCTGGTCTGCCCAGCTGGTGGGGAGCTGGGTGACGCTGCACATATGGCTCTGCTGTGCCTTACTGGAGACCCTCAGACGCGTTCCTTTACTCCCGCTGTGTGAGCAGGCGGCCAGGTGGCTGGTGTGGGCCGGCACGCAGGCTGGCAGAGGCCTGGCTCCAGTGTGGGGTGTGGCGATCTTTGTGCAGCTGTGTGCCCACACGGTCTTcctgtgcatgcacatgtgctTTGCCGCCATCAGCTCTCAGGTCCGTGTGAGAGTGCACGCGCCGTTCTGTGTCTCACTGCCTTTGAAGGCCCATGCCCCTCTGAACCTGGGCATCAAAGTGGGGCTGCAGGGCCGGAAGCATGGCAGAGCCATGGGGGAGGCAGGTACGCCTCAAGGGGAGATGTTGGGGAAGCAGGAACCCCAGACGTCCAGGAGCCCCAAGCCCACCAGGAGAAGGGAGGTGTCACGGAGTGAGCTCAGCCCAGGTGGGTAA